In Raphanus sativus cultivar WK10039 chromosome 5, ASM80110v3, whole genome shotgun sequence, the following proteins share a genomic window:
- the LOC108857531 gene encoding transcription initiation factor TFIID subunit 15 translates to MSRPGDWNCRSCTHLNFQRRDSCQRCGDFRSGASGVSGLDFGGFGGRAMSAFGFTTGSDVRPGDWYCTVGSCGTHNFASRSTCFKCGTFKDESTGGGGGGVGGPAMFDTDLMRSRVSSNAGRSSWKSGDWICTRIGCNEHNFASRMECFRCNAPRDFSNGSFF, encoded by the exons ATGAGCAGACCTGGGGACTGGAACTGTAGATCATGCACCCATCTAAACTTCCAGCGCCGTGATTCGTGCCAGCGATGCGGCGACTTCCGTTCGGGAGCCAGTGGAGTCAGTGGCTTAGACTTTGGTGGTTTTGGAGGTAGAGCTATGTCTGCTTTCGGATTCACCACCGGCTCCGATGTTCGTCCAGGTGACTGGTACTGCACCGTGGGAAGCTGCGGGACCCATAACTTTGCTAGCCGCTCCACCTGCTTCAAATGCGGCACTTTCAAGGACGAATCCACCGGTGGGGGAGGCGGTGGCGTCGGCGGTCCCGCCATGTTTGACACCGACCTTATGCGGTCTAGAGTCTCCAGCAACGCTGGCCGTTCCAGCTGGAAATCCGGCGACTGGATTTGCACTAG GATTGGTTGCAATGAGCATAACTTTGCAAGCAGAATGGAATGCTTCAGATGCAATGCACCAAGGGACTTCAGCAACGGAAGCTTTTTCTAA
- the LOC108836193 gene encoding uncharacterized protein LOC108836193, giving the protein MVDKAWVHLSRVDPAYERGASKFVEDVAAASGGNDMIVCPCIDCRNIDRHSATVVVDHLVTRGMEEAYKKRSDWYLHGDLNSGVADDGSVHQWNDEILGLYRAAECFDEVLAGSGDLTEMAEGDDKKEDEFLAKLADAETPLYPSCASHSKLSAIVSLFRLKTQNGWSDKSFNDLLETLPDMLPEENVLHSSLYEVKKFLKTFDMGYEKIHACVNDCCLFRKRFKKLEHCPKCKASRWKTNVHTGEKKKGVPQKVLRYFPIIPRLKRMYRSEEMAKDLRWHFSNKSTDGKLRHPVDSVTWDQMNAKYPTFAAEERNIRLGLSTDGFNPFNMKNTMYSCWPVLLVNYNLPPDLCMKKENIMLSLLIPGPQQPGNSLDVYLEPLIEDLNHLWSIGELVYDAVTRSTFTLRAMLLWTISDFPAYGNLAGCKVKGRMGCPLCGKNTDSMWLKFSRKHVYMCHRKGLPPAHRFRGKKRWFDGKAEQGRKGRILTGREISQNLRHFKNEFGNVKRSTSKRKRVISTDRGSDSEGLSSESEEEDEEDEEVNVDEDELSRWKKRSIFFKLPYWAELPVRHNLDVMHVERNVAASIVSTLLHCGKSKDGLPARKDLEDLGIRQDLHPKIQGKRTYLPPAPWSLSKSEKKVF; this is encoded by the exons ATGGTGGACAAAGCATGGGTGCATCTTAGCAG GGTTGATCCTGCTTATGAGAGAGGGGCTTCAAAGTTTGTAGAGGATGTGGCTGCAGCTTCGGGAGGCAATGATATGATTGTCTGTCCTTGCATCGACTGCCGAAACATAGATCGTCACTCAGCAACTGTGGTAGTTGACCATCTCGTTACTAGGGGAATGGAGGAGGCTTATAAGAAGCGGTCTGATTGGTATCTACATGGAGACTTGAACTCAGGGGTTGCTGATGATGGGAGCGTGCATCAATGGAATGATGAGATCTTGGGGTTATACAGAGCTGCTGAGTGTTTTGATGAAGTGTTAGCTGGTTCCGGGGATTTGACTGAGATGGCAGAGGGAGACGACAAGAAGGAAGATGAGTTTTTGGCAAAGCTAGCTGATGCTGAGACACCTTTGTATCCGAGTTGTGCAAGCCATAGCAAGTTATCGGCCATTGTATCATTGTTTAGATTGAAGACTCAGAATGGGTGGTCAGACAAGAGCTTCAATGATCTGCTTGAGACGTTGCCGGATATGCTACCAGAGGAAAACGTCCTACACTCTTCACTGTATGAGGTTAAAAAATTTTTGAAGACATTTGATATGGGGTACGAGAAGATTCATGCATGTGTGAACGACTGCTGCCTGTTCAGAAAGAGGTTTAAGAAGCTTGAGCACTGTCCGAAATGTAAGGCTTCAAGATGGAAGACCAATGTCCACACTGGTGAAAAGAAGAAAGGAGTCCCACAGAAAGTGTTGCGGTATTTTCCAATAATCCCGAGATTGAAGAGAATGTACCGGTCAGAGGAAATGGCTAAGGATCTCAGATGGCACTTCAGCAACAAAAGCACTGATGGGAAGCTTCGACACCCAGTTGATTCAGTCACATGGGACCAGATGAATGCCAAATACCCTACATTTGCCGCAGAAGAGAGGAACATACGGCTTGGACTTTCAACAGACGGATTTAATCCATTCAATATGAAGAACACGATGTACAGTTGCTGGCCAGTTCTCTTAGTCAACTACAACTTGCCACCTGATCTTTGCATGAAGAAGGAGAACATCATGCTTTCACTGTTGATTCCCGGTCCACAACAGCCTGGTAATAGTTTAGATGTGTACTTAGAACCTCTCATTGAGGATCTAAACCATCTGTGGAGCATTGGAGAGTTAGTTTATGATGCTGTGACTCGGTCAACATTTACTTTGAGGGCGATGCTGCTTTGGACGATCAGTGATTTCCCGGCTTATGGGAATCTAGCAGGCTGCAAAGTAAAGGGAAGAATGGGGTGTCCTTTATGTGGGAAGAATACTGATAGTATGTGGCTCAAGTTCAGCAGAAAACATGTGTACATGTGCCACAGAAAGGGTTTGCCACCAGCCCATAGATTTCGGGGAAAGAAGAGATGGTTCGATGGAAAAGCTGAACAAGGGAGAAAGGGGAGAATTTTAACTGGGCGTGAGATTTCTCAAAACCTGAGACATTTCAAAAATGAGTTTGGCAATGTCAAACGTTCTACAAGTAAGAGGAAAAGGGTGATCAGTACAGATAGAGGATCTGATAGTGAGGGTTTATCCAGTGAATCAGAGGAAGAggatgaggaagatgaagaagtcaACGTAGATGAGGATGAGTTATCTAGATGGAAGAAGAGATCAATTTTTTTCAAGCTACCTTACTGGGCG GAACTCCCGGTGAGGCACAACTTAGATGTAATGCATGTTGAGAGGAATGTGGCTGCTAGTATTGTGTCGACATTGTTGCACTGTGGGAAATCAAAGGATGGTCTTCCTGCTCGTAAAGATCTGGAGGATCTTGGTATTAGGCAGGATTTGCACCCTAAAATCCAAGGAAAGAGAACATACCTTCCTCCTGCGCCGTGGTCTTTGTCCAAGTCAGAGAAGAAGGTATTTTGA
- the LOC130512877 gene encoding uncharacterized protein LOC130512877, with protein MSFISWPARKVVFENPPEGTRNSPTQHTASSVGNTRETVLKVPSISSKFPTSTAPTEKSPSSQLNHGSEAVQVNKKCKLMDISGRKRVVAEGRVHSTDPNQMVHFVRLGPNAARVWVDAVMVDDADVWRKSDEIESLKDAHGSSIAWPVDKLVIF; from the exons ATGTCTTTCATCTCATGGCCTGCTCGGAAAGTTGTCTTCGAAAACCCACCTGAAGGAACAAGAAATTCTCCTACACAGCACACTGCATCCTCAGTAGGAAACACAAGAGAAACAGTTCTAAAAGTTCCATCCATCAGTTCTAAGTTTCCTACATCCACAGCTCCTACTGAGAAATCTCCATCAAGCCAG CTAAATCATGGATCGGAAGCTGTACAAGTTAATAAGAAGTGCAAACTGATGGACATTAGTGGAAGGAAACGGGTTGTTGCCGAAGGACGTGTGCATTCAACAGACCCAAATCAAATGGTACACTTTGTACGATTGGGTCCGAATGCAGCTAGAGTGTGGGTTGATGCAGTGATGGTAGATGATGCAGACGTTTGGAGGAAGTCTGATGAAATCGAGTCTTTGAAAGATGCACATGGTTCATCTATTGCATGGCCAGTTGATAAATTGGTCATATTTTAA
- the LOC108861374 gene encoding late embryogenesis abundant protein 29-like — protein MASNQQSYKAGETRGKTREKTGQAMGAMRDKAEEGKNKTSQTAQTAQQKAHETSQSAKDKTSQAAQTTQQKAHETTQSAKDKTSQAAQTAQDKARETKDKTGSYMSETGEAIKHKAQDAAQYTKDVIKGSRIKLNTAFINK, from the exons atggcGTCTAACCAACAAAGCTACAAAGCTGGTGAAACCAGAGGCAAGACTCGG GAGAAGACAGGACAAGCTATGGGAGCAATGAGGGACAAGGCTGAGGAAGGCAAGAACAAGACTTCCCAGACGGCCCAAACAGCCCAACAAAAGGCCCATGAGACATCACAGTCCGCGAAAGACAAGACATCTCAAGCTGCTCAAACGACCCAACAAAAGGCTCACGAGACGACCCAATCAGCAAAAGACAAGACATCTCAAGCTGCCCAGACGGCCCAAGACAAAGCCCGTGAGACAAAGGACAAGACGGGGAGCTACATGTCCGAGACAGGAGAAGCCATAAAGCACAAGGCTCAAGACGCTGCTCAGTACACAAAGGATGTTATCAAAGGATCAAGAATCAAACTGAATACTGCttttataaataagtaa